The nucleotide sequence caTTTCTACTTACCAGAAAAATCGCCCTTGTTGCAATCTAAAAAGGATAATGGCTAACCCTACACCTATTGTGTAACCGGTAaaccatattttaaaaagtttgcaCGAACTACTACTCTCTAACATGTTTGTTCGTATAGTTCATAGATCGTAAACCAACCGAGAGGCTATTACACACTGTgctcataaaataattaattactatgTTTTATTCACCTACTTACATATCAAAGAGTTTTAAATGAACGATATTTAGTCGTGAAATAGTCCCTAAAAGAGATAAATGTTTACAACTAAAAGCCCGCGTTACAATACTGTATATAGGATAGGACTATAGGTAaaaagtgtaataaataaaaggtaagttttaaaagcaaaatattgaattttccacatttttattttcccaaCTTATTTCTTACAGAGATAACTTCtaattattagatttttttttattatttattagttataattatagcTGATTCCGAAAGGCCTCAGGTGATACACGAAGTACTCCAGCACGTACATCTGATCCGGGTCAACGAAATGGAAACACACAGCATATTCCGAACAACAGTCCCGACCCTGAAAAAGAACTGGCTTTAACATGAAAAAAGCAGGTAAATCTTAAGAGTATTAGGTAAcaacttaattataaacaataagtAAACAGAGACTTTACGAAGGAGGTAAGgcttgttttaaaaatgttgaagcttcactacatagtataaaacttcttcgtcgctattttagtctgtttgtctgtatgcttaaatctttaaaattacgcaacggattttgatgcggttttttgtaacaggtagagtgattcaagaggaaggtttttatgtataattttttccgaattttgcacccgtgcgaagccggggcgggtcgctagtagactataaaattaaaaagtaatggTTTGTTtgtggatttaaaaaaaaataattctttcgtttctttttttaaaattacgacagaatagaatagaatagatttattttcaaaattggatacaaggtatcacttattgacgtcacatcgcttaaatctaattataaatactaccgcttccaaagcgcatgtgtacaAGATActgcggaacaaactacactgcagcattttcatcggacgtcaatatacaaatgtagatctcttaaatctaaatcatggacgaatgcacattgtttactttaaaaaacatgaatgaatgtagaactagcgGACAGCGAACctaaacccgtattggatcattaGCACGCGTCCATTTGCCTGAATATGGAAGTTTCctaacgatgttttccctcaccgtaagacaAGTGATGTAAATTGACGATTTTCCCGAAGTATAAACAAGGTGATATAATTTCTTAGACTCACAGTTTTGATCCTATAGATGTTAGTCCAGTACCAATCAGTGTCGGTGCCAGTTTTTGAGCTGAGGTGGTCGGGAAGGGCGAGAGGGAACAGTCTGCCTCGGCGGAAAGCGTCCCTAGAGTCCACGGGTCTCACTCCAATGTTATAAAGACATTGATCTGGAATACGTACActcgtatatatacatataaactagctgacccggcaaacgctgttttgctaattatttttatatattgtttgtttgtttgtaaactctttattgcacataaaaataaataaaacaaattacaaaacagttattggatttagaagaatatgtacaatggcggacttatccccaatgggatttcttccagtcaaccaaaatataaaggaaaatccataattaaaaggcagcgcacataaaaagcattgagatacagtaaaataaacaataaatttctacatatctaattaaagataaacatacataaataatatatatatatatatatatatatatatatatatatatatatatatatatatatatatatatatgtatatatatatatatatatatatatatatatatatatatatatatatatatatataaatatatataaacttacatatttataagtacacTCAATTGTCAGATGCATCAGAAtacagtctcttgatacgtgATTTAAAAGAACTAAGGTTCAGAGCAGATCTCCTATCTCCTATTATTACGGAACCCGATTTTTttccaatataaaatatagtctatgttactcgtggataatgtagcttttgaatggtgaaagaatttttaaaatcggtccagtagtttttgagcctattcattacaaccaaacaaacaaagttttcctctttataatattagtgtagatgtaGATAaacgccataccgctccaaaattcatctcCCCTATCATGGGTCTattggaagagatttcttttgaaacaagtagcacctttgtactatgtattaaatacttgtgtatataattttgtgccgtgtggttcccggcaccattacaaaaaagaataggaccactccatctctttcccatcgatgtcgtaaaaggcgactaagggataggtttataaacttagaattcctcttttaggcgatgggctagcaacctgtcactatttgaatctcagttctatcattaagccaaatagctgaacgtggccaatcagtcttttcaatgtAATAATGTTTGTACATAAATGAAGATATaggataaattacacagattgtgttagcctcaaagtaagttcgaaattgtatagtaaaaataaagagtgCCGGGTGATTTCcagcatcaataaaaaaagtatgtaaccactccatctggttcatatggatgtcgtaaaaggtgactaagggaattataaatatgagattcttcttgtaggcgatgggctagcaacctgtcactatttgaatcgcaattctatcattaagccaaacagctgaacgtggccatcagtattttcaatattgttttGCTCAGTCTACaatgtaaaggataaagacgtaattatatacacatatatgtaATCTTAAGTCGAGAACTTTAGATTGACTTCGTGTCATCATAGCTATTAAGACGGTTGACAAGAAAGTTGAAGACTTCCCGTCTTACTTACCCATatgcacacatacatacatataatcacgtctatatcccttgcggggtagacagagccaacagtcttgaaaagacttataggccacgtacagctgtttggctttataatggaattgagattcaaatagtgacaggtttctagcccatcgcctaaaagaagaatcccaagtttataagcctatcccttagtcgccttttacgacatccatggtaacgagatggagtggtccaattctttttttattggtgccgggaaccacgcggcacttattggtgccgggaaccacacggcacttacacTTACCCATATGTTTGACGTCCAAAACGGGCGAGTTCAGTGGACAGCTATTACGGCCGTTCAGTACCTTCAAGACAAAGCGGACCACTGCCTCTCTGCTGAGTACGTAGCCAGCACAGCCGCTCACAAGCGCCTGTGAATACAATTCACTATATCGCTCATgcaattagttttacatttattcatgtttttttctgccgtgtagttcccggcaccaatacaagtaaaaaagaataggacctctccatcgctttcctatggatgtcgtaaaaggcgactaagggatagactaacaaacttgggattgtttttaggcgatgggctagcaacctgtgtcgctacaaacctgtcactatttgaatctgaatttcatcattaggccaaatagctgaacgtggcctcattcagtctttccaagactgttggctctgtctaccccgcaagggatatagacgtgaccatatgtatgtatgttcatgtTTTTGAATTATGACAATGTACATTCGTCCACGacttagatttaagagatctatatttgtaaattgacgttcggtgtaaatgctgcagtgtagtttgttccgccgcttcttctacacatgcgctttggaagcggaagtagttttaataagatttagttgatgtgacgtcaataagtgatactcagtatccaatttagaaaataaatctattatattttaaaatagtaagtaatttacaCGTCAAATCAcctgttgttttattttgatatcacctttaacattttcaaactgtaatgacagtaaaaaaaatgttggaaCACTatcgttattttttacatctaAAATGCATTTGTACACatgttttgttaaataaatttatcttagcTATTGCGCGGGGCTTCCCATTCCGTGGGCATCAAGTAAAGCCTATCCTATTACTAAAGATCTATTCTATCTGTGTAccgaatttcatcaaaatcggtgtagtatttttcagtttatttgttaacaaacatagaaaaatatgatttttccTCTTATTAGTGTATGTGTGCGTGTGTGAATAAGGACTACTGATATAGTCATGCGTTGAGTAAGATGTAGgtatagtatataatatgtagtgcTCTTATTGGCATGGTAAATTGaaattgtgtttgtttgttcgtatTTCAcgtcgaaactactgaaccgatctgCAAAAAAATTTCACATACGTATAGTGTAGAACACGGAAAAAGACATCCGGCAAAATCGCAGTCGAAGCTAAGAAGTATAAGGAAAAACAATAATactgactttttttttctatgacaTCGTTTCCCTTGCAGTCCGgcgttgatttaaaaaaaaaaattttaccttATTTATGTGTTTCGCTGGACTTCGGACACTAGACCCAAAATAAATGGGATCTGTAGTATTGTAATCTGCCAACATGTGTCTCAGGTTTTCAACCACGACGTAGCTGAAACAGAATAAGGAATAAATACTTCTTGCGTAGGGAGGAGTCTTTATAGGATCTAGGTCATCCAGGtgagcctttgaccatgatctaGGAATAAACAGATAAGTATTCCGTAATGATTATCAAAATACCATCACCTGTGACTGtacattagaatagaattacattatctttcccattgattCCTTAAAAGGTAAAGGAATTGCATTGCCGTGTCGAATGGCACCGAGCACCGACCTGGCACCGAGTCTCCCCCacaaaaaactacgcttttttcatacatctatatccatctatatcccttgcggagcagacagagccaacagtcttgaaaagaccgaaatgccacgttcagctgtttggctttaagatggaattgagattcaaatagtgacaggttgccagcccatcgcctaaaagaagaatcccaagcttgtacgcctatcccttagtcgccttttacgacatccatgggaaacagatacCCAAATAGAGATATAGCCAAAAAAAAGGAACACTCACGTGGCATCATCAGCTTGGACGAACCAATCAGCGTCAAACAAATGATGCTGATAGATGTATCTGTAAGCCTCCTTGATTTTGTTCCAAAGGCGgcgtttattttctttaactgGTAACTTAACTGATGGCAGAAGCGGGTCTGTAAAGTAAAAATGCGGCATCAGCATTACGATCATGGGTAAGAGATATTTTGAACCATTGAATGGATCATTTGACTGTTTCTTTGTCTCATTGTAGTATTTATTCCCAAGATAGcaagtatttgtttgttatgcagtgttcctggcaccaagaaaaaagaaaaggaccattacatctctttccaatggatgtcgtaaaaggcgactaaggaataagtttataaactagggattcttcattaaggcgatgggttggcaacctgtcactatttgaatctcaattctataattaagctgaacatggcctatcagttttttcggTTTTTTAACCTAACACCTGagttaattttgaaaagatttagcaaaatatttatcacaCAAAGGCACTTAGTCTTCCGCTGTTGTGTAccttgtaaaaaataaaagataatatatattattcactGACGCCAACTAtcaagtcttaaaaagaaaatggcaCAATCTCACCTTCGACAGAACTCATGAACAGTAATTGATTACACCTCCAGCCCCACGTTTCCTTCACATGCACCGCCTTGAGTTGATGATCTCCCGGCTCTGTCATCACCCAACACAGCACCCTCACCTTCCTCGCCAGGGCGTCAGCTACAGACGTATCATCAGCAAAATGAGCAAAGTGATCAACTTTATCTAATCGATCTGGTTGATTTGTAGGTTCTATTTGGTTTGTAGAATCAGGTTGGAAGCTTTTTGCTATTGTAAGGTCAGGAATTGTTCTAGACGTTGCAGCTTTGAAGAAGTATTTGGATGATACACTGAAAGGAGGTAAGAAATATACAGAACTAGATTCTTGCTCAGGCAATTCCCAGAAATTAAAAGCCTTACTTTTAGAAGTCTCATCCATTACTATgccaaatttgtttgtttgtaatataggtattatttcGCAGAAATTTATACAGTTAGGTACaagataataatacatacctagttggaaaagaaatacataaatcATTTTACTAAATGTtggcaatggcggacttatcccataaaGGGATCTCTAGTCAACCCGTAAACAATAAAGGATCTAGATAATTAAGTGAAAAAGCGGCAAGTCGcgttataagtaagtaagtcgTGATTATAAGTGTAATAATATACTGACTTAAatactagtaataaatatatacctacccactaaatatatatgtatagacttattaatacttaaaaatacgtATAATAAGAACAATAGCCTGACGTTCGATCTAGTTGTTAAAACATCAAAATGACACCTTAAGTCTTTGagcgtatttatttattacataatcatacttacctatatatttattcacgttatttaataaagatatataatacTTACCTCACAGAGTTTCCAAACAATATTCCCACAATCAATATCACTATATGAGGATCCAtttgcatatatatattttttaaaggaaattATGGCTATCACCACACTCAATCACGCTATTATAACAACTGGGAGACTATTTTCCACTAGTTATGTTTAACATTATGCTTTTCTCAAAACAGCATTTTCTAGgggatataaatatttacttatgaagattgttttcattcaatttattatcTAGTGGTGTTTTAGAGGTGTAGCTAGAgacaaatgtttttaaaggGTTTAAGATTTACAGTTTCTGACAAAGTTACCtcgaaatacaaaaattagaagaaaaaaactgATTTTACTGAATGTTGACTTTGGTCATGGTTTTATCTGCTTCGGGTAGGGCCCACCCAGGGTGAACCAGGAACGGGTTAAGTATATCGTTAACTTCACGATAATTTCCCTTGTAGTAAGATCCGCATCCAAGGTTTAAGTACTTACCAAAATATTCACTCCTTAAAAGTATTTAGGTACAAGagttgtagcgggagcgatgattcggctcgaccgccaccaaagggaagatcttccgccaggctaggtgttatgcctggggaaccgcggcgcggctccgacgatgttgagtcggaggttgtatatatagcttcATTCCGTGATTTAGGATTTTCGCTGTTTTTTgattgatagcgtcgcgtagtatatttttatattcttgtGAATGGTGGCGTATACATTTCGCCACggtgtataatataaaatttacaacacGAGAACTATTTACGGTATGATATGGTTTTATTTAAGAGAACGACTTATTTTAAAGGAGGGCTCTTCAAAGCCCCTCCTTGGCGACATTGCCCACCTTTATATACGCCTATAGGAGAGCCGCAGTTTCTAGTGTGTGGGAATTGTACTAAGCCAACTACCCTGAATGACAAAGGTGTTTACTAATAGGTATGCTactccttttttaaatatttacgttccataatataataaacgcCTTTGAGGAAATACTTGAAGGTAGGTACTCCATGAAAAATGCCAAGTGTAGATTAGTCTTGCATCAAGCACGACAggtttatgtaaaatatttgtttttatctacCGCGATTGATTAAATGAGTCATAATTTCCTTTTGTGAAaattaagacatttttaagaacttttttttacatcgcattttattttgctgctgctcatttaaaaatactgcCTTGTTGGTCACGTTCTTACGCAGTCAATCcactttttaaatgtgaaaattgtattttttataaaagataaaaaatatcctgTTTTCGTCTGTACTTAAATTTCTTccaagtattattttttgataatggGAAACTTCAAGTTCAGGATACTGGTGATTTTGTCAACGGGGTTTGTGGttatgtaagtttttattttaagatatgACCTATACAACTGTTACACACATGTTTACATGTATTAAATGGATTACCCACAGACATAGATCTGGCTAGACCCCGCGAGCGTAGACGTCTTTCGTATGCGACCCAAACGGATTACAAATGGATAAGTTGTTTCATTCGATATCTGTTGTGATTGTCgctaacttatttattttaatgctaTATTGTACTGTATGAGTAAAAAAGTAGGTCGAAATAAGTGACTTTAGTAACGCTAGGTATGGTAGGTATCTAGCTACATATATGTCTGTGGTGCTAATCCTTGCAATTTAAACTCAAACTTTGCAACCTTTCTctagaatattttataatttgtaattaaaataaaagggaGACGGATAGATAAGCACACGACGAAATCATTCCGAGGAATCcgcttttatttatcttaaaattgtAACCCCCAccgcactgtctaccccgctaatgataaggacgtgattatgtgtatgaaaaaaaattaatgacaacaGTAGGTTCCcacttattattttcaggAAGACAAGTGAACTCGTTCACAGCGCAAATAATTCAGTGGCTGATGCTCTTGCGCATAGAGTGCGGGTGACGTGCGGAGTATTTCTGAGAGCAGATGATACAGAAATAGCACACTCTATTGCTAACACGTGGGGCAAAAGGTGTAATGAACTCTTCTTTTTGAGCGGTAAGTCGTTATCTTATGagaaaggttgactggaaaagATCGCATTAGCGAtgagtccgcctttgtaccatctctatctgttttgtgctgtattgtatattttactcttatggtgcaataatgagttttatctatctatcttatgGGAATGGGCAGAATACTGACTAACCAACTAGTCTACTGATAAATGATCAGtatttagttagttagtcagtttACTATCAGTATCGCACATCAAATTGAATGTTATAAAGCTATTTAACGTAACAATGGAAGCAATCACGAGACGAAGCTGTTTTACCCTTAGTCGTGTTTTATGGCATTCTCGAGTAAAAGATGGGAGCCGTCCTATTTCAAAGTGCCGGAGACCACACGGCAACTGAGTTtagttatttgtttaaacAGCATGCACTCATCTGCATTATTATGGTGAAGGCACTGAATTGGAAAAAAGTAAGGTATTTTtagacgtgtggttcccggaacaaAATAATAGGAACACTTTTCGATCACTTTTTTTagtatctttcccatggatgtcgttaaaggcgattaaaggataggcttataaacttggatatttttttgtaggcgTTGAGCTGGcaattgtcactatttgaatctcaattccattataaagaaaacagctgaacgtggcatttcaatctttttaagactgttcgctctgcctaccccgtaagggatttcgacgtaataaaatgtatgtatatatagtttttattcCCGCAGAAGTGAATCACCCGCCAAAGGCTAGTTAAAAACAAAGTAggatctatatatattttgcagGAGCAAACGAATTGTCAACAAAAACTCCATTGTACCGGGACCAACGCCATTTGCGGTACATGCGCGACCAGAGCGCCGCTAGCAGTGATTGGTACCTCCTGGCTACTACAGGGAAAGGgtgagataataaataataaaaaaatctatactaatattaaaaagatgaagagtttgtttgtttgaacgcgctaatctcaggaaatttgtgttgaatagaccatttatcgaggaaggctttaggttatataacatcacgctgca is from Amyelois transitella isolate CPQ chromosome 13, ilAmyTran1.1, whole genome shotgun sequence and encodes:
- the LOC132902461 gene encoding glycoprotein-N-acetylgalactosamine 3-beta-galactosyltransferase 1-like — translated: MTEPGDHQLKAVHVKETWGWRCNQLLFMSSVEDPLLPSVKLPVKENKRRLWNKIKEAYRYIYQHHLFDADWFVQADDATYVVVENLRHMLADYNTTDPIYFGSSVRSPAKHINKALVSGCAGYVLSREAVVRFVLKVLNGRNSCPLNSPVLDVKHMDQCLYNIGVRPVDSRDAFRRGRLFPLALPDHLSSKTGTDTDWYWTNIYRIKTGRDCCSEYAVCFHFVDPDQMYVLEYFVYHLRPFGISYNYN